One Rouxiella sp. S1S-2 genomic window, GTTCTCAGCCTCATGCTGGAAGCTGATTTTGTTACTTGCGCTGCCCTGATTGATTTTTAGAACAAAAATACTGTCAAAATCACTGCCGGGCCAGGCAGGCACCGTGGCGGGGTCAGCACCCTCAGCTTTCATAATATTTTTAACTAATTTATCGAGATTTTTGTGTTCCCAGGAAACAAATACCAGTGAATTGCTATACGTATTGCTCAACAGTGCCTTTTGAACGCCAGCAATATCATCCGCATGGAACTGAATATCAATCGGCATAGAAAGCTGGATAGCCGTTGGAGTGATGGTCGTCAATGGTCTGAGAGAACTTCCTGACTTATCTTCCTTCGGCCCCGCGGCGAAGATAGCAGCCGGTTTTCCATAACGGGATAGCAAAACCTTAGGCAGAGCCAGTGCTCGGTTAAGTCCCTTACAGGTTAATTGCCCGCTGCTGTTTACCGGTTTTTCACCATGGCGGACAAAAACGATGGTTTGTTCGGCCCGAGCTATGGATATATTCGCGATGACCGTAGACAACAATAAAGCAAACCCACCTATTTTAATTAGCGATTTCAATCTAGCACCCCTGATTTTTAATCATATAGTTCAATGCATTACATAGAGTTACTTCTGAAAACATCCGGTGAATTACCCAGCTTGTGACAATAAAATCGCCGAGAATCCACCCAAAAATATGCCGTATTAAAGACGCTCAGTAAACGCAGTAATCGTTTCAATTTGCTTTCGCAGAGGATACTGCAAGATAGTGCAATTTCAATTAAGATGAAAATGATAGAGGGGTAAGGAGAAATATTATGAAGGGATATTATGAAAACCCAAAAACAAAAAAACCACCCGAAGGTGGCATAACGACATTACTACTTTATTGCTTTTGATTATTCAGCTAATTTTCCATGGTACCCGGGACGAGACTTGAACTCGTACAGCGCGAACGCCGAGGGATTTTAAATCCCTTGTGTCTACCGATTCCACCACCCGGGCTCCGGGAAAATTGGAGGCGCGTTCCGGAGTCGAACCGGACTAGGCGGATTTGCAATCCGCTACATAACCGCTTTGTTAACGCGCCTTAATTCTTTACTTTTCTTACTGTTAGCTAGAAACTTGTTCTACCTAACGAATTTGGAGCGGGAAACGAGACTCGAACTCGCGACCCCGACCTTGGCAAGGTCGTGCTCTACCAACTGAGCTATTCCCGCTTTAATCAGAACTTACTGATTTTTTTAGCTTATCTTCGGGCTAACTGCTCACTGCCTTCCGATGCGTTGCATTCTACTTGGCTGACGCGATGAGTCAATAAAATTATCAGCTCATCGTGACTGATTGCCGTTTTTTAAATCAGTTCGATCAAGGTTCCAGCAAATCATTACGTGCAGCAAACAGATATTGGAACATTGACCAAAAAGTCAGCACCGCAGCAATGTACAACGCGACAACCCCAACGCCGACGGCGATATCATTTGGGCGCCATAATAGCGCTACCAGCGACAGCATCTGCGCCATCGTTTTCACTTTACCTATCCAGGAAACCGCCACGCTGCTGCGTTTACCGATCTCGGCCATCCATTCTCGAAGCGCAGAAATGATAATTTCGCGTGCTATCATGGTCGCCGCCGGCAATGTTATCCACCAGGCGTGGAAATATTCTGCCACCAGCACGAGCGCAATCGCGACCAATACCTTGTCGGCCACGGGATCGAGGAACGCACCAAAGCGAGTAGTTTGCTTCCAGCGACGAGCAAGATAGCCGTCAAACCAGTCGGTAATCGCGGCGAGAACGAAAATCAAGGCGCAAGCTGTAGGAGCCCAAACGTACGGCAGATAAAAAGCCAGCACGAAGAACGGGATCATGACAACGCGAAACAGGGTAAGGCACGTCGGTATATTAAATTGCATGTGCGTAGGTAACTATCTGTCCGATGTAGATATTATGAGTATGTTGCTACAATGACCCTAGTGTTTCAACGCATTATGAATTTTTTCTGCCAATGCGTGTGAAATACCCGGCACTTTTGCAATTTCCTCTGCACTGGCATTCAGTAAAGGTTGAATGCCTCCCATATATTTGAGCAAAACCTGACGCCTTTTCGGCCCCACGCCTTCTATCTCTTCAAGTGCACTGGTGTTTCTTACTTTGGCACGCTTCTGCCGATGTCCGGTAATGGCGTGATTGTGCGAATCGTCACGAATATGTTGTATCACATGCAGCGCAGGAGAATCAGAAGGCAATGCAATCCCCTCACCTTCGGCTTTGAAGAATAGCGTCTCCAACCCCGCTTTACGATCCGCGCCTTTGGCAATGCCAATCAGCAGCGGCTTGGATTTATCCCATGATACATCCAATTCCTTGAACACGTCCAAGGCCATGCCCAACTGCCCTTTTCCGCCGTCGATAAAAATGACGTCAGGGATCTTGGCCTCCTCAATCGATTTACCGTAACGCCGATTGAGTACCTGCGTCATCGCCGCGTAATCATCACCAGGCGTGATCCCCGTTATATTATAGCGACGATACTCGGCGCGTACCGGACCATTTGCATCAAATACCACACAAGAAGCCACGGTTTGCTCCCCCATGGTATGGCTGATGTCGAAACACTCCATGCGATTTATTTCGGCAAGATTCAACGTTTTGGCCAGTTCGGCGAGCCGTTGATGAATCGTCGAGCGCTCGGACAAACGCGTAGTCAACGCTGTAGTGGCGTTGGTGCGGGCTAGCTTGAGGTAGCGTGCACGGTCGCCGCGCGGTTTGCTTTGAATATGAACTTTACGGCCAGCCATCTCGCTGAGCGATTCAGCGAGCAGGTCTTTCTCGGGCAGGCTAAAGTCGAGCAGTATTTCACCCGGCAAGGTTCTCGCCTGACTGCCTTGCAAATAAAATTGACCAACGAAGGTTTGCACAACCTCTGACATTTCAGTGCCGCCCGGTACCTTAGGATAATAGCTTCGGCTTCCGAGCACTTTTCCCTGACGGATGAACAGCACATGCAGGCAGGCCATTCCTGACTCAAAGGCGACGCCAATGACGTCAAGATCTTCACTGTTGCCCGTCACAAACTGCCTTTCAGTCACGCGACCCACCGCCTGAATCTGATCACGAAAACGCCCTGCATCTTCAAAACGCAGATTTTTACTGGCGTCTTCCATTCGTTCAATCAGCTGAGTCACCACCTGCTGGTCTTTACCGGCCAGGAACAACCGAACATAGTCGACCTGCTGCTTATATTCCTCTTCACTGACCAACCCGCTGACGCATGGACCAAGGCAGCGGCCAATCTGATACTGCAGGCAAGGACGCGAGCGATTGCGGTAAACGCTGTTTTCACACTGGCGGATAGGAAACAGCTTTTGCAGCAAAGCCAGCGTTTCTCTTACCGCATAGGAATTGGGAAACGGACCAAAATACTCACCTTTGGCATGCTTCGCGCCGCGGTGGATAGTGAGTCGGGGATGATTATCGGCGCTGAGAAAAATCAGCGGATAAGATTTGTCGTCACGCAGCAAAACGTTGTAGCGCGGCTGATAAAGCTTGATGTAGTTATGTTCAAGCAGCAGCGCTTCCGTTTCGGTATGCGTGACCGTGACGTCTATTTGTTGGATGTTTTTGACCAGGGTCTCTGTCTTGCGGCTCGAAACCTGGACACGGAAATAACTGGAAAGCCTTTTTTTAAGATCTTTGGCTTTCCCGACATAAATTACCGTCCCGGTTACGTCGTACATTCTGTAGACGCCGGGTTGGCTGGTGACCGTTTTTAAAAAGGCCTGGGGGTCAAAACGCTCATTACTCACTGCCAGACAACGTCTCCGAGTTGAAAAGACCATGGCGTATTGCCAGATGAGTCAATTCTACATCACCGCTGATATTTAGTTTACTAAACATTCTATAGCGATA contains:
- the pgsA gene encoding CDP-diacylglycerol--glycerol-3-phosphate 3-phosphatidyltransferase, producing the protein MQFNIPTCLTLFRVVMIPFFVLAFYLPYVWAPTACALIFVLAAITDWFDGYLARRWKQTTRFGAFLDPVADKVLVAIALVLVAEYFHAWWITLPAATMIAREIIISALREWMAEIGKRSSVAVSWIGKVKTMAQMLSLVALLWRPNDIAVGVGVVALYIAAVLTFWSMFQYLFAARNDLLEP
- a CDS encoding histidine phosphatase family protein, encoding MKIGGFALLLSTVIANISIARAEQTIVFVRHGEKPVNSSGQLTCKGLNRALALPKVLLSRYGKPAAIFAAGPKEDKSGSSLRPLTTITPTAIQLSMPIDIQFHADDIAGVQKALLSNTYSNSLVFVSWEHKNLDKLVKNIMKAEGADPATVPAWPGSDFDSIFVLKINQGSASNKISFQHEAENLTNLSDQCPGTQS
- the uvrC gene encoding excinuclease ABC subunit UvrC — its product is MSNERFDPQAFLKTVTSQPGVYRMYDVTGTVIYVGKAKDLKKRLSSYFRVQVSSRKTETLVKNIQQIDVTVTHTETEALLLEHNYIKLYQPRYNVLLRDDKSYPLIFLSADNHPRLTIHRGAKHAKGEYFGPFPNSYAVRETLALLQKLFPIRQCENSVYRNRSRPCLQYQIGRCLGPCVSGLVSEEEYKQQVDYVRLFLAGKDQQVVTQLIERMEDASKNLRFEDAGRFRDQIQAVGRVTERQFVTGNSEDLDVIGVAFESGMACLHVLFIRQGKVLGSRSYYPKVPGGTEMSEVVQTFVGQFYLQGSQARTLPGEILLDFSLPEKDLLAESLSEMAGRKVHIQSKPRGDRARYLKLARTNATTALTTRLSERSTIHQRLAELAKTLNLAEINRMECFDISHTMGEQTVASCVVFDANGPVRAEYRRYNITGITPGDDYAAMTQVLNRRYGKSIEEAKIPDVIFIDGGKGQLGMALDVFKELDVSWDKSKPLLIGIAKGADRKAGLETLFFKAEGEGIALPSDSPALHVIQHIRDDSHNHAITGHRQKRAKVRNTSALEEIEGVGPKRRQVLLKYMGGIQPLLNASAEEIAKVPGISHALAEKIHNALKH